AACTCAAATTATCAACATGACGAAATATGTGAAATGAATTCAAGCAGAAATAATTAAGCAACGCTTATTGTTTTCGGCAACAAATTGTATATTCTGCGCCCGAAGATATCGGATTAATCCGAAGAAATCACAACTGCATTTTGCACAAACATCGCAACTTTATGATGGTACACCATGGAAAAGAAACGTCTTAGCCAGCTGATCTCTCTGCTGGTGGCATCAACGACCGCGCAGGCCTACGCCACATCTCCTGAATTAATTATCGACACCCCGGCAAGCAGCGTTCAGATTGCTGACGCCAAAGAGTTAGTGCATATCACCCAGGCGGGGAGCGTAACGGGCGCCCCAGGATCGGCATTAACCGTTAATTCGGGTGTGACGGTAACAACGCTGACTAATGACGGCACCATCAGCGACGTTGTCGATGTTCCATTATTTTTGAGCAGCAATGTTGTGCAGATTGATGGAACCGTGGGTGAGCTTAACAATAACGGAACCATTTCCAGCCTCAATCAGTACCAGAATGGCAAAGTGGTTGCGGTGAGCGCATCGGGGGTGATTAACACCTTCACCAACAGCGGCACCATTAAGGGCGTTCAGAACACTTATAACTATAACTACGACTTCAATTCTTATAACAATGGCACGATAGACAATGCCGGGACCATTAACACCTTAAGCAATACCGCCGAGGGTAAGATCTATGGCTCCCGCGCCATCAGTAACCAGGGAACCATTGATAACTTAACCAATGCGGGCCTGATCTCCTTCATCCCAGCGGAAAATAACGTCAACAACGGCCAAAACAGCGCCATTTTTAATAACGGTACGATTGGCACGTTGCACAATATCGGTACGATTGACGGTGGTGCGGCCGATAATTACGGCAGTTCCGGGATATATAACCAGAGCACCATTAATTCTATCGTTAATGATAATAAAATTAATGGCAGCTTCGCCGGTATTTATACCTATGGCACCATCGATGCCATTGAAAATAACGGCCAAATCAGCGGAAATTACGCCGCAATCTATAGTTACGGCACACTTTCGTCGATCGTTAACAATGGTGAGTTGTCAGGTAACACGACGGGTATCTATCTCTGGAACTACGCCAACCAGAGCGCAGCGACGCAGATTGTTAACAATGGTCTGTTAACTGGCGGCAGTTATGCTCTGCTGGTTGGGAGCAATAACAGCGATGGCGTGACCCTGACCAACACGGGCGATATTGCCGGTGATATTTACGCCTTAAATGCGACACCATTAATCATCAATGGCGGCACCACCACCACGGGCACGCTGAGCGGCATCGACGGCGCGACAGGCACGATTATGGGCTCCGACGTGGTATTCAACACCGGCTCGCTGCTGCTGAACGATAATATCGTTACCAGCATGCCTGAATACGGTCTGATGTCACTGCAGATGAGCGATGAACAGCCTGTATCAAATGGCACCGTGGTGAACGAAGCGGCCTCCCTGCAGGTGAACAACAGCATCAATATCGCCGGGGATTACCATCAGAAAGCCGCCGCGACGCTGATTTCCGGCGTTTCCGATCTGGCGGATGCCCGCGGCGATCTGCTTGCCGATTCCGGCTATGGCCGCCTCAACGTCACCGGCAATGCCATTATCGATGCGGGTTCCAGCGTTAATCTGCTGCGCACCGGCAGCACTTACCAGTTCGCCGAAGGCCAGCGTTATGTGGTGATCAATGCCGCAGGCGCAGAGACCGATTACCACGCCGACCAGCTGAAATACAAAGCCCTCGGCTACCGTGGTACGGTCAATGGCTCCGTCTATGAAGAGGCTGAAGGCAAGGCCCTGGTGTTAACCCTGGGCGCAGAGCCGGTCATCATCGAGCCGGTAGAGCCTCAGCCTGAGCCAACACCAGAAGTCACCCCGCCGGTCGTGGCAGAGCCCGACGTCACCACGCCGGTCGTCACGGTACCAACGCCAACGCCAACGCAGCCTGCACCAGCGGAACCCGCACCTGCTCAGCCGACCAAACGGGGTTATGCCACTATTCCGAGCGCCACGGCATCACTCGGCGGGCTGGCGCACTACTCCGGTATCGCCTCCCCACAGCTGCTGAATCTGTACAACGCCTCTCTGGCAATTGAAGGTAAGCAGGAAGCAAACCGCGCTGGCGAGCGTCTCTCCACCAGCCAGAACCTGAACACCAGCTCTGCGGCCACCGTTGCGACCTCTACCGCTCAGGCAGTAGTGGGTGCTCACATCGATGCCGTGCGTAACCCGCAGGCCTCCGGCACCAGCGGCGTGGCAACCGGCGATGACTACGCCAACAACTGGATCGTCTGGGGTCAGCCGTTCGGCGGTTATGCTCGTCAGGACAGCACCGACAACGTCAGCGGCTATACCGCGAAATTTGGCGGCCTGATCATCGGTGCCGACCGCGCGCTGGGTGACGACTGGCGTCTGGGCGCAGCCCTGAACTACAGCAACACCTCCGTACACGGTAAAGACAACCTGAGCGGCAACAACTCTACCGCCGATAACTACGGGGTGATTGGTTACGCAGGTTACACCGGTAATCCGTGGTACCTGAACCTCTCTGCGGGTCTGAACCGTCAGAACTACAGCTCCGTGCGTCGCGCTGATTTCACCGGCTTCTCCGGCGCTGCCCACGGCAAGTTCAACGGCCAGTCCATTACCCTGCAAAGCGAGCTTGGCTATCCAATTGCCCTGCCGGCTGACGTGGTACTGACGCCGCTGGCAGGCCTGACCTATGGCTATCAGCATGTGGATGGTTACAGCGAAACCGGCGGCAACGGCATGGCGCTGGATGTCAGCAGCACCCACGCGCAGTCTGTGGTGAGCGATATCGGTGCCCGCATCGAGAAGACCTTCGCCACCGGCCTGGGTAACCTGACGCCGTTCGCCCAGGTCTCCTGGATCCACCAGTACGATAATCGTCAGGTCAGCAGCCATGCGACCTACGCCGCCGATGCTATCGGTGAAACCAGCTTTATCACCAAAGGGGCCTCTCCGGTGGAAGATATGGCGGGCGTGGCCGTGGGCACTACCCTGTATGACGCCAACGATCTGAGCCTCGACGCGCGTTATGACCTGCAGGCCGGCGACCGCTACCAAGCGCACACCTTCAGTCTGCGCTTACGCAAGTCGTTCTGATTGTTACGAACGATCAACGGGGCCGCGAATGGCCCCGTTTTTTTATGCTCCGCTGCCAAACATTGTGTTTTCCGCCGCGTCGGTCGATAGTGTCTGTTTTTACTCAACAGTTAACTCACATGACGCAAACTGCACTCTCCTCTGGATTAAAGGTCGGCGCGCTGCTTTTACTGCTGATCCTGATTTATACCGGTTTCTGTACCTCGGACCACACCACCTGGCTGATGGAGGTGACGCCGGTCATCATCATCGTGCCGCTGCTGCTCGCCACCCAACGGCGCTACCCGCTAACTCCCCTGCTCTACACGCTAATCTTCTGGCATGCCATCATCCTGATGGTGGGCGGAATGTACACCTACGCCAAAGTGCCCATCGGCTTTGACGTTCAGGAGATGTTCCACCTGAGCCGCAACCCGTACGACAAGCTGGGGCACTTTTTCCAGGGGCTGGTGCCTGCGCTGGCGGCCCGGGAGATCCTGGTGCGCGGCGGCTACGTCACCGGCCGCAAGATGACGGCCTTTGTGGTGTGCTGTATTGCGCTGGCGATCAGCGCCACCTATGAGCTGATCGAGTGGTGGGCGGCGCTGGCGATGGGCCAGGGGGCGGACGATTTCCTCGGCACTCAGGGCGATCCCTGGGATACGCAGTCCGATATGTTCTGCGCCCTGCTCGGCGCGCTCACCACGGTACTGCTGCTGGGACGACCCCATCAGCGCCAGCTGGGACGCCTGCGCCAGATTACGCTTTAAGGCTGATCCCACTCTCTGCCAGGACGCCCATCTGGCAATACATCGCCCCGGCGGCGCTGACGATCGACATCGCCAGCGCTGCCCCGCTCCCCTCGCCCAGGCGCAGATCCAGGTACAGATACGGGGTTAAGCCGAGATATTCCAGCGCCCGCTAGGATCCTTTCTCCGCCGAGAAATGCGACGGGATGCAGTAATTTTTCACCTCAGGCGCCAGCTGGCAGGCGGCCATCGCCGCGGCATAGGAGAGGAAACCGTCCAGCACCACCGGCAGTCCGCACGCCCCCGCCCCAAGGATCACCCCGGTCATTCCCACCAGATCGTAGCCGCCCACTTTCGCCAGCACATCGATGGCATCAGCGGAATCGGGCTGATTGACGGCAATCGCCTGACGGACAATCGCCTCTTTATGCTGGATCCGATCCGCCGGCAGGTTAGCGCCGATCCCCACGACCTCGTGCGGATCGCAGCCGCTGAGGACGCTGATAATCGCCGAGGCGGGTGTGGTGTTGGCGATACCCAACTCGCCGGTGCCAAACACCGCGATCCCCTCTGCGGCACGCTGTTGCACCAGCCGGGCGCTGCGCAGCAGCAATGCCTCGGCATCAAAACGGCTCATCGCCGGGCCGCGGGCGATGTTGCCGCTGCCGCGCCCCACCTTCAGGCTCAGCATGGTCTCGATGGGCTCGCAGTCGATGCCGATATCCACCGGCAGCACCGAAGCGCCATTGTTTTTCGCCAGCACACAGACGCCGGAGGTGCCTTTCAACATGTTGAGCGCCTGCAGGTGCGTCACCTGCTGCGGGCTGATGGCCACTCCCTCTTCGTAGACGCCGTGATCGGCGCACATCACGATGATCTCTTTTTGCAGCTCGTCGAGCCGGGTTAAGCCCGGCATCCCCGCCAGCTGGATGGCCAGCGTTTCCAGCCGTCCCAGGCTGTTAAGCGGCTTCACCAGGCCGTCGATATGCTGCGCCGCCTGCGCCTGTTTGTTCTTATCCAGCGGCTGAATAGCGGCCAGCAGTTCCTGTATTGTCTGCATCGGTATGGTTCTCATTCTTCTTCCCGGAACGGGCTCCGGTCGTTAAAGGCGCGTAACAGCATAAATCCGCCGCGATTTTCCACCATGGTGTAAGCATCCTGCTTAAAGGGAAAATGCCACAAGGAGCCTGTCGGCATCTTTAACCAGTGGGCCAGCAGCAGGCTGAGTACCCCCCTGGTGCGCCACGATCAGCATGTCGCCCGGCTCCTGGCGCAGGGCTAACTCGTCGGCCACGGCCTTCACCCGCCCGGCAAAGTGCGGGAAGGGCTCGCCGCCGCTGGGGGTGGCGTTTTGCCAGTCATCCAGCCAGGTCTGCCAGGCTTCGGGCTCCTCTTCGGCAATGCTGCTGAAATGGCGCATCTCCCAGCGGCCAAAATCCATCTCGTTGAGTCGCGCATCGTATCCGGTGACCGGGACGATCAGCTCCGCGGTCTGCTGCGCGCGCAGCAGCTGGCTGGCAATCGCCTCGCTGAACGACACCTCCGCCAGTAAAGCGCCCACCCGCGTGCTTTGCTCAATCCCCAACGGCGTCAGGGGCACATCGGTGCTGCCGTAGAACAGGCCGCTGGCGTTGGCTGCGGTTTGTCCGTGACGAACCAGAAAAAATCGCATGTTCAGACCCACAATAGTGCCAGCAGAAAGACGATCTCTGCGGTTTCGGCCAGCGCCCCCAGGGTATCCCCGGTATGCCCGCCGAGACGACGGCGGAGATAGTGCACCAGACCATAAATCACGACGTAAGTGACCAGCATCGCCGCCAGCCCGTGCAGGCCGGCGATGAGCGCCACCACCAGCGCCCCGCCCAGCAGGGTCAGCGCCGCATTACGGAAGCTCACCTGGCCGATATAGAGGCTGCCCATCCCTTCACCTTCGCGGGCGTAGCGCTGACCGTACATCCCCAGCACCAGCGCGGCGCGTCCGGCAATGGGGGCACACACCAGCAGCGCAAACCACTCTTTGGCGGGAAGATGCGCCAGGCCAATCACCGCCAGGACTTTAAGCAAAATGGCGAACACCAGTGCCAGACCACCAAAGGTGCCCAGCCGGCTGTCCTTCATGATCTCCAGCATCCGCTCCCGGCTGCGGGCCGAGAAGATGCCGTCGCAGGTGTCGGCCAGCCCGTCAAGATGGAAGCCGCCGGTCAGCAGCACCAGCGCCAGCACGTAGGCGGCAGCGCCGATATAAATCCCGCCGCCGGTCTGGCTCACCACCAGCGCCAGCAGCCCGGCCAGCGCGCCGATCGTCGCACCAACCAGCACAAACCACGGCACCCCGCGGGCCAGCTGGCGGAACTCCACCCCATCGGCCCATTTTTCCGGCACCGGAATACGTGACATCAGGCGCAGCGTCGCCCATAACATCGCTAAGCTCATTTAATTTTGACTCCAATCCCTGACACCACCAGCCAGACCTCTTCTGCCGCCTGAGCCAGTTTCTGATTTGCCCGCCCGGCGATATCGACAAAATGCCGCGCCAGACGATTTTCCGGAGTGATGCTCATCCCCAGCTCGTTAGTCACGATGTACACCGGGGCGCGGGTCGCCAGGCAGGCGGCAATCAGATCGTCGATCTGCTGCTGCAATCCAGACTCCAGCGCCGCAAAGTCCAGCGTATCGGGATCGGCCCCGCCCGAGGCGTCGTACAGCAGGTTCGCCAGCAGGGTGGTGATGCACTCGATCACCACCGCTTCCCCGGGTTGAACCTGCTGGTGGATAGCCTCCCCCAGATCGCGATAACGCTCCAGGGTACGCCAGTGGGCGGGCCGCTGGGCGCGATGCCGGGCAATACGCGCCGCCATCTCATCGTCGGTGACGGTGGAGGTGGCGATATATAAAACCTGCGGATAGTGGCGGGCGACCAGCCCCTCAACGTGGGCGCTCTTACCGCTGCGCGCCCCTCCGGTCACGACAATCATTCCTTGCACTCCTGATGCTCACGCATGATCTGATAGATTCTGGCGATATCAATATGCTGGCGCATCGCCTGCGCCAGCTGGTCAAACTGCCGGGCTTTGTAGCTGGCGTAGTCTGGCGCGTTTTCGAGAGGAAGTAACCCTTTACGTGCCCGCAGGCTGTCGACCAGCGCGCGGGTAAAGGCATCGCTGTCGAACAGGCCGTGCAGATAGGTGCCCCACACCAGGCCGTCGTCGCTCACCGCGCCATCGGCAACCTGCGCCTGCTCTTTTTCCAGCCACAGCGCCGGCTGCGCCCCGTCGGCCCGCGCGGTTTGCCCCATGTGGATCTCATACCCGCGCACCGCCATACCGGCGAGGGGCGCCAGCCAGCCGGGCAACGACGACGCCATCCGGGCGCTGACCTGGGTAGTGGTTTTGTGGCGGGCAAACTGCGTCACGGTATCGAGCAGCCCCAGACCGGGCATGCGCCCGAGACCGGATTCGACCTCATCAATCAGGGTGTCGCCCAGCATCTGATACCCGCCGCAGATCCCGAGCAGCGGCACGCCGTCGCGGTTTAGCTGCAGCAGGGCGTGCGCCATCGCGCTGTCCCGTAGCCAGCTCAGATCGTGAAGGGTGTTTTTGCTCCCCGGCAGGATCAGCAGATCGGCACCGTCCAGCTCGTGCGGCTGGCTGACGTAACGCACGCGCACGTCCGGCTGCGCCGACAGGGCGTTAAAATCGGTGAAGTTGGCGATATGCGGTAGGTGCACCACGGCGATGTCGATATCGCGCGCCTGACGAGGGCGCGCATTGCCCCGCTGGAGCGCCACGCCATCCTCCTCCTCCAGATCGAGATCCAGCCACGGCATCACCCCCAGCACCGGCACGCCGGTTAAGGACTCAATCTGCTGTAACCCGGAGTAGAGCAGCGCCACATCGCCGCGAAACTTATTGATGATCACCCCTTTGACCCGCCAGCGCTCATGATCCTGCAGCAGCGCCAGGGTGCCATAGATGGCGGCAAACACCCCGCCGCGATCGATATCGGCCACCAGGATCACCGGGCAGCCGGCGATCTCCGCCATCCCCATGTTGGCGATATCGCGATCGCGCAGGTTGATCTCCGCCGGGCTCCCGGCGCCTTCCAGGACCAGGATCTGATACTCCCGGGCCAGGCTCTGATACACCCCGGTAATCTGCTCCCGCAGGCGCGGCTTGAGGTCGTGGTAGCGGGCCGCATCCATCTGGCTTACCACCTCCCCCATCAGCACCACCTGGGCCTGGCTGCCCGCGGAGGGTTTGAGCAGGACCGGATTCATCCGTACATCCGGCGCAATGCCGGCCGCTTCGGCCTGCATAATTTGCGCCCGGCCCATCTCTTTGCCGTCCGGCGTGATGCCAGAATTGAGCGCCATGTTCTGTGATTTAAACGGCGCGGTGCGCCAGCCATCCTGATAAAAAATGCGGCACAGGCCGGCGGCCAGTACGCTTTTTCCCACATCGGACGCGGTTCCCTGCAGCATTATT
This Leclercia sp. S52 DNA region includes the following protein-coding sequences:
- a CDS encoding autotransporter domain-containing protein; translated protein: MEKKRLSQLISLLVASTTAQAYATSPELIIDTPASSVQIADAKELVHITQAGSVTGAPGSALTVNSGVTVTTLTNDGTISDVVDVPLFLSSNVVQIDGTVGELNNNGTISSLNQYQNGKVVAVSASGVINTFTNSGTIKGVQNTYNYNYDFNSYNNGTIDNAGTINTLSNTAEGKIYGSRAISNQGTIDNLTNAGLISFIPAENNVNNGQNSAIFNNGTIGTLHNIGTIDGGAADNYGSSGIYNQSTINSIVNDNKINGSFAGIYTYGTIDAIENNGQISGNYAAIYSYGTLSSIVNNGELSGNTTGIYLWNYANQSAATQIVNNGLLTGGSYALLVGSNNSDGVTLTNTGDIAGDIYALNATPLIINGGTTTTGTLSGIDGATGTIMGSDVVFNTGSLLLNDNIVTSMPEYGLMSLQMSDEQPVSNGTVVNEAASLQVNNSINIAGDYHQKAAATLISGVSDLADARGDLLADSGYGRLNVTGNAIIDAGSSVNLLRTGSTYQFAEGQRYVVINAAGAETDYHADQLKYKALGYRGTVNGSVYEEAEGKALVLTLGAEPVIIEPVEPQPEPTPEVTPPVVAEPDVTTPVVTVPTPTPTQPAPAEPAPAQPTKRGYATIPSATASLGGLAHYSGIASPQLLNLYNASLAIEGKQEANRAGERLSTSQNLNTSSAATVATSTAQAVVGAHIDAVRNPQASGTSGVATGDDYANNWIVWGQPFGGYARQDSTDNVSGYTAKFGGLIIGADRALGDDWRLGAALNYSNTSVHGKDNLSGNNSTADNYGVIGYAGYTGNPWYLNLSAGLNRQNYSSVRRADFTGFSGAAHGKFNGQSITLQSELGYPIALPADVVLTPLAGLTYGYQHVDGYSETGGNGMALDVSSTHAQSVVSDIGARIEKTFATGLGNLTPFAQVSWIHQYDNRQVSSHATYAADAIGETSFITKGASPVEDMAGVAVGTTLYDANDLSLDARYDLQAGDRYQAHTFSLRLRKSF
- a CDS encoding DUF2238 domain-containing protein, coding for MTQTALSSGLKVGALLLLLILIYTGFCTSDHTTWLMEVTPVIIIVPLLLATQRRYPLTPLLYTLIFWHAIILMVGGMYTYAKVPIGFDVQEMFHLSRNPYDKLGHFFQGLVPALAAREILVRGGYVTGRKMTAFVVCCIALAISATYELIEWWAALAMGQGADDFLGTQGDPWDTQSDMFCALLGALTTVLLLGRPHQRQLGRLRQITL
- a CDS encoding histidine phosphatase family protein, which translates into the protein MRFFLVRHGQTAANASGLFYGSTDVPLTPLGIEQSTRVGALLAEVSFSEAIASQLLRAQQTAELIVPVTGYDARLNEMDFGRWEMRHFSSIAEEEPEAWQTWLDDWQNATPSGGEPFPHFAGRVKAVADELALRQEPGDMLIVAHQGGTQPAAGPLVKDADRLLVAFSL
- the cobS gene encoding adenosylcobinamide-GDP ribazoletransferase, producing the protein MSLAMLWATLRLMSRIPVPEKWADGVEFRQLARGVPWFVLVGATIGALAGLLALVVSQTGGGIYIGAAAYVLALVLLTGGFHLDGLADTCDGIFSARSRERMLEIMKDSRLGTFGGLALVFAILLKVLAVIGLAHLPAKEWFALLVCAPIAGRAALVLGMYGQRYAREGEGMGSLYIGQVSFRNAALTLLGGALVVALIAGLHGLAAMLVTYVVIYGLVHYLRRRLGGHTGDTLGALAETAEIVFLLALLWV
- the cobU gene encoding bifunctional adenosylcobinamide kinase/adenosylcobinamide-phosphate guanylyltransferase, coding for MIVVTGGARSGKSAHVEGLVARHYPQVLYIATSTVTDDEMAARIARHRAQRPAHWRTLERYRDLGEAIHQQVQPGEAVVIECITTLLANLLYDASGGADPDTLDFAALESGLQQQIDDLIAACLATRAPVYIVTNELGMSITPENRLARHFVDIAGRANQKLAQAAEEVWLVVSGIGVKIK
- a CDS encoding cobyric acid synthase; amino-acid sequence: MTQAIMLQGTASDVGKSVLAAGLCRIFYQDGWRTAPFKSQNMALNSGITPDGKEMGRAQIMQAEAAGIAPDVRMNPVLLKPSAGSQAQVVLMGEVVSQMDAARYHDLKPRLREQITGVYQSLAREYQILVLEGAGSPAEINLRDRDIANMGMAEIAGCPVILVADIDRGGVFAAIYGTLALLQDHERWRVKGVIINKFRGDVALLYSGLQQIESLTGVPVLGVMPWLDLDLEEEDGVALQRGNARPRQARDIDIAVVHLPHIANFTDFNALSAQPDVRVRYVSQPHELDGADLLILPGSKNTLHDLSWLRDSAMAHALLQLNRDGVPLLGICGGYQMLGDTLIDEVESGLGRMPGLGLLDTVTQFARHKTTTQVSARMASSLPGWLAPLAGMAVRGYEIHMGQTARADGAQPALWLEKEQAQVADGAVSDDGLVWGTYLHGLFDSDAFTRALVDSLRARKGLLPLENAPDYASYKARQFDQLAQAMRQHIDIARIYQIMREHQECKE